One Luoshenia tenuis DNA window includes the following coding sequences:
- a CDS encoding helix-turn-helix domain-containing protein — protein sequence MHFKRLRDLREDRDLLQKDIAELLNITQTVYSRYERGFQTIPVIHLLKLADFYGTSTDYILGRTDNGKPYERKSIK from the coding sequence ATGCATTTTAAACGGCTGAGAGATTTGCGGGAAGACCGAGACCTCTTACAAAAGGACATAGCGGAGTTGCTGAATATCACGCAAACGGTCTATTCAAGATATGAGCGTGGTTTTCAGACGATTCCCGTTATCCATCTGCTGAAGCTGGCCGACTTTTATGGTACTTCTACAGATTACATCCTTGGCAGAACAGATAACGGTAAGCCGTATGAAAGAAAAAGCATAAAATGA
- a CDS encoding helix-turn-helix domain-containing protein — translation MKKITFGENKNIISGRLKCYRIKAGLSQAQLAARMQTLGANMDQQMISKIEHNARIVTDYELACLCRILEVRAEDLFDDFRV, via the coding sequence GTGAAAAAGATTACTTTTGGAGAAAACAAAAATATTATTTCTGGTCGGCTCAAGTGCTACCGCATCAAAGCCGGGCTTTCGCAAGCCCAGCTGGCTGCGCGCATGCAAACGCTGGGCGCGAACATGGATCAGCAGATGATCAGCAAGATCGAGCACAATGCCCGCATCGTCACCGATTATGAGCTGGCCTGCCTTTGCAGGATATTGGAGGTGCGCGCGGAAGACCTGTTTGATGACTTTCGCGTCTGA
- a CDS encoding iron-containing alcohol dehydrogenase, translating into MVNFDFHAPTHVIFGKDTEKLVGKETAKYGKKALVHFGGGSVKRSGLLDRVIASLQEAGVEVVTLGGVQPNPRLSLVREGIALCKKEGVEVVLAVGGGSTIDSSKAIAVGVKYDGDVWDFHGGDKNGNKPTVTDRLPLGVVLTIPAAGSEMSNSCVITNEDGMLKRGSSGNGNRPDFAIMNPVLTYTLPAYQTACGATDILAHMMERYFTPEKHVDLTDRLLEAGMQTLIKNAPIALAHPEDYGSRAEIMWVSSLAHNDMLSCGRVSDFSSHQIEHELSARYDVAHGAGLAVIFPAWMKYVYKKDVMRFAQFAVRVWGCSMDFENPEFTALEGIGRMEKFFQSIGMPIRLPELGIDDKYLREMADKCKKSNGDGTQGKFTALNSDDIYEIYKLAL; encoded by the coding sequence ATGGTTAATTTTGATTTCCATGCCCCTACGCACGTGATCTTTGGCAAGGATACGGAAAAGCTGGTGGGCAAAGAGACTGCCAAATACGGCAAAAAAGCGCTGGTACACTTTGGCGGCGGCTCGGTCAAGCGCAGCGGCCTTCTGGACCGAGTGATCGCCTCGCTGCAGGAGGCGGGCGTAGAGGTGGTAACCCTGGGCGGCGTACAGCCTAACCCCCGCTTGTCGCTGGTGCGCGAGGGCATCGCCCTGTGCAAAAAAGAGGGCGTAGAGGTGGTTTTGGCCGTAGGCGGCGGCTCGACGATCGACTCGTCCAAGGCGATCGCCGTGGGCGTAAAATATGACGGCGACGTGTGGGATTTCCACGGCGGGGATAAAAACGGCAATAAACCGACGGTAACCGACCGCCTGCCCCTGGGCGTGGTGCTGACCATCCCGGCCGCCGGCAGCGAGATGAGCAACTCCTGCGTAATCACAAACGAGGACGGGATGCTCAAGCGCGGCTCTTCCGGAAACGGCAACCGCCCGGATTTTGCCATCATGAATCCGGTGCTCACCTATACGCTGCCCGCCTATCAGACGGCCTGCGGCGCCACCGATATCCTGGCCCATATGATGGAGCGTTATTTCACGCCTGAAAAACATGTGGACCTGACGGATCGGCTACTGGAAGCCGGCATGCAGACGCTGATCAAAAACGCGCCCATCGCCCTGGCTCACCCGGAGGATTACGGTTCCCGCGCGGAGATCATGTGGGTCAGCTCTCTGGCGCATAACGACATGCTTTCCTGCGGGCGCGTCAGCGATTTTTCCAGCCATCAGATCGAGCACGAGCTTTCCGCCCGGTACGATGTGGCCCATGGCGCTGGCCTGGCCGTGATCTTCCCGGCATGGATGAAGTATGTGTATAAGAAGGACGTGATGCGCTTTGCCCAGTTTGCGGTGCGCGTGTGGGGCTGCTCGATGGACTTTGAGAACCCTGAATTCACGGCGCTGGAGGGCATCGGCCGCATGGAGAAGTTCTTCCAGAGCATCGGCATGCCCATCCGCCTGCCGGAGCTGGGGATCGACGATAAGTACCTGCGCGAGATGGCCGATAAGTGCAAAAAGTCCAACGGGGATGGCACCCAGGGCAAGTTCACCGCGCTGAATAGCGACGATATTTACGAGATCTACAAATTGGCCCTGTAA
- a CDS encoding Gfo/Idh/MocA family protein, with protein MEKMIRCAIVGCGVIGPLHAGAIAGVDRAQLVAVCDIDPQKADALAKAYGATAYTDYAQMLKDERIDLVHVCVPSGMHADFGVMAAKAGKNVLVEKPIDITLEAADRLIAACKEAGVMLSCISQHRFDDAIEAVIAGRDAGKFGQLNFGGSHTKWFRSQEYYDSAGWRGTWEMDGGGALMNQSVHYVDMLQYIMGDVEEIYAYCATRSHVRIEVEDLAVASVKFKSGALGMIEGNTTANPGFYTRLDIYGDQGGAVIQDDALIDWRMADGSPCPDVVEGDDGQPGGAASATIYGEGHRRQIEDVVDALLSGRPPRITGEEGRKPLAIILAIYESARTGKPVRL; from the coding sequence ATGGAAAAGATGATTCGCTGCGCGATCGTGGGCTGCGGCGTGATCGGCCCGCTGCACGCGGGGGCCATTGCCGGGGTGGACCGGGCGCAGTTGGTAGCGGTGTGCGATATCGACCCGCAAAAGGCGGATGCGCTGGCTAAGGCGTACGGCGCCACGGCCTATACGGATTATGCCCAAATGCTCAAGGATGAGCGCATCGATCTGGTGCACGTGTGCGTACCCAGCGGCATGCACGCGGATTTCGGCGTGATGGCGGCCAAAGCGGGGAAAAATGTGTTGGTGGAAAAGCCCATCGATATTACCCTGGAGGCGGCCGACCGGTTGATCGCCGCCTGCAAGGAGGCCGGGGTGATGCTCAGCTGCATCTCCCAGCACCGGTTTGACGACGCCATCGAGGCGGTGATCGCCGGGCGGGATGCGGGCAAGTTTGGCCAGCTGAACTTCGGCGGCAGCCATACCAAGTGGTTCCGCTCGCAGGAATACTATGATAGCGCCGGATGGCGGGGCACTTGGGAGATGGATGGCGGCGGGGCGCTGATGAACCAGAGCGTGCACTATGTGGATATGCTGCAGTACATCATGGGGGATGTGGAGGAGATCTATGCCTACTGCGCCACCCGCAGCCATGTGCGCATCGAGGTGGAGGACTTGGCTGTGGCCTCGGTGAAGTTCAAAAGCGGCGCGCTGGGGATGATCGAGGGCAATACCACGGCTAACCCCGGTTTTTATACGCGGCTGGATATTTATGGCGACCAGGGCGGCGCGGTGATCCAGGACGACGCGCTGATCGACTGGCGTATGGCCGATGGCTCTCCCTGCCCGGATGTGGTAGAGGGCGACGATGGGCAGCCCGGCGGAGCGGCGAGCGCGACCATCTACGGCGAGGGACACCGCCGCCAGATCGAGGATGTGGTGGACGCGCTGCTAAGCGGCAGGCCGCCGCGCATCACCGGCGAAGAGGGGCGCAAGCCTTTGGCCATTATTTTGGCCATCTACGAATCGGCACGCACGGGTAAACCCGTTCGGCTATAG
- a CDS encoding sugar phosphate isomerase/epimerase family protein, which translates to MSRFILSAFADEISAQLDRQMDVLEELDIHHIELRGIDGKNVADYTLDEIDGVFARMQARGFQTSAVGSPIGKVDIREPFEEHLEKFKHVLALAQRLHAPYIRLFSFFIPEGEQPQAYREEVLCRMQLLADAAKGSGVTLLHENERYIYGDVPERCVEILKSVQGGNLFATYDPANFVHCHVRNYPHAYEMMRPYVRYLHMKDAVYEENAARTLDMGFQNIGDVHRAPGEGEGQIAQVLRAFWESGYEGFLTLEPHLSADPAVDGPEQFRRAYGALMKVLDQIGAKAG; encoded by the coding sequence ATGAGCCGTTTTATACTCTCGGCCTTTGCCGATGAGATCAGCGCACAGCTGGACCGCCAGATGGATGTGCTGGAAGAACTGGATATCCACCACATCGAGCTTCGGGGGATCGACGGGAAGAACGTGGCCGATTATACGCTTGACGAGATCGACGGCGTGTTTGCCCGCATGCAGGCGCGGGGCTTTCAAACCTCGGCGGTGGGTTCGCCCATCGGCAAGGTGGATATCCGCGAGCCCTTTGAGGAACATTTAGAGAAATTTAAACACGTGTTGGCGCTGGCCCAGCGCCTGCACGCGCCGTATATCCGGCTATTTAGCTTTTTTATCCCGGAGGGCGAGCAACCGCAAGCCTACCGGGAGGAGGTGCTGTGCCGGATGCAGCTTTTGGCCGATGCGGCAAAGGGCAGCGGCGTGACCCTGCTGCATGAGAACGAGCGGTATATCTATGGCGATGTGCCGGAGCGCTGTGTGGAGATCCTGAAATCTGTACAGGGCGGTAACCTGTTTGCCACCTATGACCCGGCCAATTTTGTACACTGCCACGTGCGCAATTACCCCCATGCCTATGAGATGATGCGCCCGTATGTGCGCTATCTGCACATGAAGGACGCCGTATATGAGGAGAATGCCGCGCGTACGCTGGATATGGGCTTCCAGAATATCGGCGACGTGCACCGGGCCCCCGGCGAGGGGGAGGGGCAGATCGCCCAGGTGCTGCGGGCCTTCTGGGAATCGGGGTACGAAGGGTTTTTGACGTTGGAACCCCACCTGTCGGCAGACCCGGCGGTGGATGGACCAGAGCAGTTCAGGCGGGCCTATGGCGCGCTGATGAAGGTGCTCGATCAGATCGGAGCCAAAGCCGGTTAA
- a CDS encoding Gfo/Idh/MocA family protein → MKTIRFGFLGIGDIAGRVIPCFAYATGVRVDAAAARELERAQAFAQKWGIPKAYGSYDELFADADIDAVYIGTPHPLHEELVVRALRAGKHVVCEKPMGANAAQVARMIDEARRQKRFLMEANWRRFFPAMTRLRQMVREGALGEIRLIESSCGFYAPWQGHEQARLFNPALGGGAMLDMGIYCLSFTWDMMDGKLPQSILATAQLAPTGVDLQTAMLMQYDNGTIAVGTTAIGTALPPLLRVIGSKGRAELDESDLSVLRYTDAQGKEQLLACPFEGKGYQFEFMAAADCIRAGQLESDISPLQQSLDMARASDEVRRQVGVKYPFDEQEG, encoded by the coding sequence ATGAAAACAATCCGCTTTGGTTTTTTGGGGATCGGAGATATCGCAGGGCGCGTGATCCCTTGCTTTGCATACGCTACCGGCGTGCGGGTGGACGCGGCCGCCGCGCGGGAACTGGAACGCGCGCAGGCCTTTGCCCAAAAGTGGGGTATTCCGAAGGCTTATGGCTCTTATGACGAGCTGTTTGCCGATGCGGATATCGACGCGGTCTATATCGGCACGCCCCATCCGCTGCACGAGGAGCTGGTGGTGCGGGCGCTGCGCGCGGGCAAGCACGTGGTGTGTGAAAAGCCCATGGGCGCCAATGCCGCCCAGGTGGCGCGGATGATCGACGAGGCGCGCAGGCAAAAGCGCTTTTTAATGGAGGCCAACTGGCGGCGCTTTTTCCCGGCGATGACGCGGCTGCGTCAGATGGTGCGCGAGGGCGCGCTGGGGGAGATTCGTCTGATCGAGAGCAGCTGCGGCTTTTACGCCCCCTGGCAGGGGCACGAGCAGGCGCGGCTGTTCAACCCGGCGCTGGGCGGCGGCGCTATGCTGGACATGGGCATCTACTGCCTATCGTTCACCTGGGATATGATGGATGGCAAGCTGCCCCAAAGCATTTTGGCTACGGCCCAGCTGGCCCCTACCGGGGTGGATCTGCAAACGGCCATGCTGATGCAATATGATAATGGAACCATCGCGGTGGGCACCACGGCCATCGGCACGGCGCTGCCGCCGCTACTGCGGGTGATAGGCAGCAAGGGCCGGGCAGAGCTGGATGAAAGCGACTTGAGCGTGCTGCGCTATACCGATGCGCAGGGAAAAGAGCAGCTTTTGGCCTGTCCCTTTGAGGGCAAGGGCTATCAGTTTGAGTTTATGGCCGCGGCGGACTGCATCCGCGCCGGCCAGCTGGAGAGCGATATCTCGCCCTTGCAGCAGAGCCTGGACATGGCCCGGGCCAGCGACGAGGTACGCCGCCAGGTCGGCGTAAAGTATCCTTTTGACGAACAGGAGGGATAA
- a CDS encoding D-2-hydroxyacid dehydrogenase, giving the protein MEDINIFVLDSIYPGVDFTVPEFERLRNIAPNLKFHIVPKTNLTDEMAAQADIFYGCVPVAFLPRCKKLKWLHLASAGAAEYCDPALYQNPDCLLTNSSGVFGIPIAEHVMALLLGLTRRVDEFVRQGQQPLWKNCQPLRDICGSTVGILGYGDIGAQVAGRLQGFMCKKIVGVRRHPGACPPELDALYGMDALDEVVASSDILIICLPGTKDTYHLLDAKRLGSMKEGSFLINIGRGSIVDQEALIGALQNGPLAGAGLDVVTPEPLPADSPLWKMQNVIISSHSSGGSPHNPVRSFAIFERNLKHYLAGEPMENQVDFNLQY; this is encoded by the coding sequence ATGGAAGATATCAATATTTTTGTATTGGATAGCATCTATCCCGGAGTAGACTTCACCGTGCCGGAGTTTGAGCGACTGCGCAATATCGCCCCCAACCTGAAATTTCACATCGTACCCAAGACGAACCTGACAGATGAGATGGCCGCCCAGGCGGATATCTTTTACGGTTGCGTGCCGGTAGCCTTTCTGCCCCGTTGTAAAAAGCTCAAATGGCTGCACCTGGCCTCCGCCGGCGCAGCCGAGTATTGCGACCCGGCGCTTTATCAAAACCCCGATTGCCTGCTGACCAACTCCAGCGGGGTCTTTGGCATCCCCATTGCCGAGCACGTCATGGCGCTGCTGCTGGGGCTGACCCGCCGGGTGGACGAATTTGTGCGACAGGGCCAACAGCCCCTCTGGAAAAACTGCCAGCCCCTGCGGGATATTTGCGGCAGCACGGTGGGCATTCTGGGTTACGGGGATATCGGCGCACAGGTGGCGGGGCGCTTGCAGGGCTTTATGTGTAAAAAAATCGTGGGCGTGCGCCGGCATCCGGGCGCCTGCCCGCCGGAGCTGGACGCCCTATACGGTATGGATGCGCTGGACGAGGTAGTCGCCTCCAGCGATATCCTCATCATCTGCCTGCCTGGCACCAAGGATACCTATCATCTGCTGGATGCCAAGCGCCTTGGCTCCATGAAAGAAGGCAGCTTCCTCATCAATATCGGCCGGGGCTCCATTGTGGATCAGGAGGCTCTGATCGGCGCCCTGCAAAACGGCCCTCTGGCAGGCGCCGGGCTGGACGTAGTCACCCCTGAGCCTCTGCCGGCGGACAGCCCGCTTTGGAAGATGCAAAATGTGATCATCTCCTCCCACAGTTCGGGCGGTTCCCCCCACAACCCGGTGCGCTCTTTCGCCATTTTTGAGCGGAATCTCAAGCACTATCTGGCGGGCGAACCCATGGAAAACCAGGTGGATTTCAACCTCCAATATTGA
- a CDS encoding HPr family phosphocarrier protein → MLEREITINNKEGLNSRPAAVFVQAANQFSSQILIKQGNQMINAKSIMGVLSLGVARSNAVTLIVKGEDEKEAMDAMVKLIENDFVLE, encoded by the coding sequence ATGTTGGAAAGAGAAATTACCATCAATAACAAAGAGGGGCTGAATTCGCGTCCGGCGGCGGTGTTCGTACAGGCGGCCAATCAGTTTTCCTCGCAGATCCTGATCAAACAGGGCAACCAGATGATTAACGCCAAGTCCATCATGGGCGTGCTGTCCCTGGGCGTGGCCCGCAGCAATGCGGTGACCCTGATCGTCAAGGGTGAAGATGAAAAAGAGGCCATGGACGCCATGGTCAAGCTGATCGAAAATGACTTTGTGCTGGAGTAG
- the whiA gene encoding DNA-binding protein WhiA, with protein sequence MSFSSETREELCRLPFGEDCCVRAELAALIHVAGTITLSGGEMALRIATESASCARRVFRLFKRVYGIAPQVASGQKRRLKKNHAYYLTVTKGAREALEDAGLISKKGGGLVFNRGIDRELVRRDCCRRAYIRGAFLGAGSLTTPEKGYHLEFVLSTEEFARDLMALINSFSLGAKNLARKGSYVVYLKEGESISSLLVVIGAMNSVLALENVRVLKEMRNQVNRSVNCETANLAKTAFAAARQIEAITALESSGKLAKLSAPLREMAAVRLDNPEASLIELGEMLDPPVGKSAVNHRLRRLEEMAQQLRQEKGDY encoded by the coding sequence ATGTCCTTTTCATCCGAAACGCGGGAGGAGCTTTGCCGCCTGCCCTTTGGGGAGGACTGCTGCGTGCGCGCGGAGCTGGCTGCGCTGATCCACGTGGCGGGCACCATTACCCTTTCCGGCGGAGAGATGGCGCTGCGCATCGCGACCGAGAGCGCCTCCTGCGCGCGGCGGGTGTTCCGGCTTTTTAAGCGGGTGTACGGCATCGCCCCCCAGGTGGCCAGCGGCCAGAAGCGGCGCTTAAAAAAGAACCACGCCTATTACCTGACGGTGACCAAGGGCGCGCGCGAGGCGCTGGAGGATGCGGGGCTGATCTCCAAAAAGGGCGGTGGGCTGGTCTTTAACCGGGGGATCGACCGGGAACTGGTGCGCAGGGATTGCTGCCGCCGGGCCTATATCCGGGGCGCGTTTTTGGGCGCGGGGTCGCTGACCACGCCGGAAAAGGGCTATCATCTGGAATTTGTGCTCTCTACCGAAGAGTTCGCCCGGGACCTGATGGCGCTGATAAATTCTTTCTCGCTGGGGGCAAAAAACTTAGCTAGAAAGGGCAGCTATGTGGTATACTTGAAAGAAGGAGAGAGCATCTCCTCTTTGCTGGTGGTCATCGGCGCGATGAACTCCGTACTGGCCCTTGAAAACGTGCGGGTGCTAAAGGAGATGCGCAACCAGGTCAACCGCAGTGTAAACTGTGAAACGGCCAATCTGGCTAAAACGGCGTTTGCCGCCGCCCGGCAGATCGAGGCCATCACGGCGCTGGAAAGCAGCGGAAAGCTGGCAAAGCTCTCGGCTCCGCTTAGAGAGATGGCGGCCGTGCGGTTGGATAATCCCGAGGCCAGCCTGATCGAGCTGGGAGAAATGTTAGACCCCCCGGTGGGGAAATCAGCAGTCAATCACCGCTTGCGGCGTTTAGAAGAGATGGCGCAGCAGTTGCGGCAGGAAAAGGGGGACTATTAA
- the rapZ gene encoding RNase adapter RapZ — protein sequence MHLVIVTGLSGAGKTQALRYLEDMDYFCVDNLPTQLLPKFAEVGQAAGLDRVAVVMDVRSGNLMGDLYEVLYSLKDYGCTYEIVFFEADEDVLIKRYKETRRAHPLQKQGELVNQAIEQERRMLSPLRDNANRIVDTSDYTLKELRSSLERIFGQKAGAGQLAVTVMSFGFKYGVPQEADLIFDVRFLSNPFYIDALRAHTGREKAVREYVMDLPMTKPFLDKYIEILRMVMPGYVNEGKNQLVIAIGCTGGQHRSVVIAEAIYAALKEDGALVSITHRDMGNDMKR from the coding sequence ATGCATTTGGTGATAGTAACCGGGCTGTCCGGCGCGGGAAAGACGCAGGCGCTGCGCTACCTGGAGGACATGGATTATTTCTGCGTGGATAACCTGCCCACCCAGCTGCTGCCTAAGTTTGCGGAGGTAGGCCAGGCCGCGGGCTTGGACCGGGTCGCCGTGGTGATGGACGTGCGCAGCGGTAACCTGATGGGAGACCTGTATGAGGTACTTTACTCCCTCAAGGATTACGGTTGTACCTATGAGATCGTTTTCTTCGAGGCGGATGAGGATGTGCTGATCAAGCGCTATAAGGAGACCCGGCGCGCCCACCCGCTGCAAAAGCAGGGCGAGCTGGTCAATCAGGCCATCGAGCAAGAGCGCAGGATGCTAAGCCCGCTGCGGGATAACGCCAACCGCATCGTGGACACCTCCGATTATACTTTAAAGGAGCTGCGCAGCTCTTTGGAGCGGATCTTTGGGCAAAAGGCGGGCGCGGGGCAGCTGGCCGTAACGGTCATGAGCTTCGGGTTTAAGTACGGCGTGCCCCAGGAGGCGGATCTGATCTTTGACGTGCGCTTTTTAAGCAATCCTTTTTACATCGATGCGCTGCGCGCCCATACGGGCCGGGAAAAGGCCGTGCGGGAGTATGTGATGGACTTGCCCATGACCAAGCCTTTTTTGGATAAATATATCGAGATTTTGCGCATGGTCATGCCGGGTTACGTCAATGAGGGTAAAAACCAGCTGGTCATCGCCATCGGCTGCACGGGCGGGCAGCACCGCTCCGTCGTTATTGCAGAGGCGATCTATGCGGCGCTCAAGGAGGATGGAGCGTTGGTCAGCATCACCCACCGGGATATGGGCAACGATATGAAGCGGTAA
- a CDS encoding PHP domain-containing protein, translating to MQIMADVHTHTVFSHGKGTIEQNVIAAMEKGLKVIGIADHGPGHPAYGVRRPKVPAMRREVDRLNRLYHREIRVILGIEANLISRSGKLDVPESILPAFDFVLCGFHRGALPYGVRDAGQLWLRNAFHPDEDTVQDNTQAYLNALEQYRIAALCHLGEYIPVDMALIAPAAQAKGTLIEINNRHAKPETAQLKEALSAGAQFILSSDAHEADAVGGFERAMALCRQAGVPEGRVVNAAGFAGHRPAWLE from the coding sequence ATGCAGATCATGGCGGATGTGCATACCCACACGGTATTTTCCCACGGCAAGGGTACCATCGAGCAAAATGTGATCGCGGCCATGGAAAAGGGCCTGAAGGTCATCGGCATTGCGGACCATGGGCCGGGGCATCCGGCTTACGGCGTGCGCAGGCCCAAGGTGCCGGCCATGCGCCGGGAGGTGGACAGGCTTAACCGCCTGTACCACCGGGAGATACGGGTGATTTTGGGCATCGAGGCCAACCTGATCTCCCGCAGCGGCAAACTGGATGTGCCCGAGAGTATTTTGCCGGCCTTTGATTTTGTGTTATGCGGCTTCCACCGCGGGGCGCTGCCCTACGGGGTCAGGGATGCGGGCCAGCTGTGGCTGCGCAACGCCTTCCATCCGGATGAGGATACCGTGCAGGATAATACCCAGGCGTATTTGAATGCGCTGGAGCAGTACCGCATCGCCGCGCTTTGCCACCTGGGGGAATATATCCCGGTGGATATGGCGCTTATCGCCCCCGCGGCGCAGGCCAAGGGCACGCTGATCGAGATCAATAACCGGCATGCCAAGCCTGAAACGGCGCAGCTTAAAGAGGCATTGAGCGCCGGGGCGCAGTTCATCCTCTCCTCGGATGCGCACGAAGCGGATGCGGTAGGCGGATTTGAGCGGGCAATGGCGCTTTGCCGCCAGGCCGGCGTGCCGGAGGGGCGCGTCGTCAATGCCGCGGGCTTTGCCGGGCACAGGCCCGCCTGGCTAGAATAA
- the murB gene encoding UDP-N-acetylmuramate dehydrogenase, whose product MQSDRTGALRRLVEDIVPGERVHPDWPMARETTFRCGGPADIFVRVADEKELVALLRALKAAGAPWFLMGNGSNLLVRDGGLRGVVLQIGPAFGGTQVQGDILRARAGTLLSQAARAAADKALTGLEFAAGIPGTVGGGVFMNAGAYGGELKDVLHSVRVLNPESGEIYTLAAEQMQMGYRHSRLGETGEIALEAAFKLAPGQQAAILARMEDLNARRREKQPLEKGSAGSTFKRPEGYFAGALIEQAGLKGFSVGPAQVSPKHAGFVVNNGGASAAQVLSVIEQVRRRVLENAGVALQCEVRIVGEDG is encoded by the coding sequence ATGCAATCTGATCGAACCGGCGCGCTGCGGCGCCTGGTAGAGGATATCGTGCCGGGGGAGCGGGTACACCCCGACTGGCCCATGGCACGGGAGACCACCTTCCGCTGCGGGGGCCCGGCGGATATCTTCGTGCGCGTGGCGGATGAAAAAGAACTCGTGGCCCTGCTGCGCGCCCTGAAGGCGGCGGGCGCACCCTGGTTTTTAATGGGCAACGGCTCAAACCTCCTGGTGCGGGACGGGGGGCTGCGCGGCGTGGTGTTGCAGATCGGCCCTGCGTTTGGCGGCACGCAGGTGCAGGGCGATATCCTGCGCGCCCGCGCGGGCACCTTGCTCAGCCAGGCGGCGCGCGCGGCGGCGGATAAGGCGCTTACCGGGCTGGAATTTGCCGCGGGCATCCCCGGCACCGTGGGCGGCGGCGTGTTTATGAACGCAGGGGCCTACGGCGGGGAGCTTAAGGATGTGTTACATTCCGTGCGCGTGTTGAACCCCGAAAGCGGGGAGATCTATACGCTTGCAGCGGAGCAGATGCAAATGGGCTACCGGCACAGTCGCTTGGGCGAGACCGGGGAGATCGCCCTGGAGGCGGCGTTTAAGCTGGCGCCGGGCCAGCAGGCGGCTATTTTGGCCCGCATGGAGGATTTAAATGCCCGTCGCAGGGAAAAACAGCCCCTGGAAAAGGGCAGCGCGGGCAGCACCTTTAAGCGCCCGGAGGGATATTTTGCGGGCGCCCTGATCGAGCAGGCGGGGCTCAAGGGCTTTTCGGTAGGCCCGGCACAGGTTTCGCCCAAGCACGCGGGCTTTGTGGTCAATAACGGCGGGGCCAGCGCGGCCCAGGTGCTTTCTGTGATCGAGCAGGTACGCCGCAGGGTGTTAGAGAACGCCGGGGTGGCCCTGCAATGCGAGGTGCGCATCGTGGGGGAGGATGGGTAA